Sequence from the Streptomyces sp. NBC_00358 genome:
GTGGCCGGGGTCAAGCGAACACGAGCCCCGCCGGGGTCACCTGGCGGTCAACCGCACCGGCTCGCCATGGGCGTCGCGGCGGCGCCCGCTGTGAGCCGCGCAGGCACGCCACGTGAGCCACAGGTGCGCACGTATCCGACCGGAAGACGGCGGGGGCCGGGCGGACGCGAGCCCCGCCGGGGTCACCCGGCGGTCAACCGCACCGGCTCGCCATGGGCGTCGCGGCGGCGCAGGTCCTCCGGGGTCTCCCGGCGGACCATGAGGCGGGCGCGGCCGTCGCGTACCGCGACGACGGCGGGCCGGGGCTGGGCGTTGTAGTTGCTGGCCATGGCGTGGTGGTAGGCGCCGGTGGCGGGGACCGCGAGGAGGTCTCCTGCGGCGATGTCCTCCGGCAGGGCGATGTCGGGTACGACCACGTCCCCGCTCTCGCAGTGGCGGCCGACGACCACGGCGTGCACCGGCTCGCCCTGGGCGGGGCGGTTGGCGGTCCACGCGGTGTACCGGGCGAGGTAGAGAGAGGGGCGCAGGGCGTCGCTCATACCGCCGTCGACGGACACGAACCGGCGGCGCAGCCCGTCCTTGACGGCGCCGACGCGGTACAGCGTCACCCCGGCGGTGCCGATCATCGACCGGCCGGGCTCGACGGCGAGCCGTATCGGTGAGCCGGGCATGACCCGTTCCAGTCCGGCGCGCAGGGCGGCCGTGAACGCGGCCGGGTCCAGGCGGGGTTGGCCCGGCAGGTAGGGGATGCCGGCGCCGCCGCCGAGGTCGATCTCCGCGACCGTGATGCCGTGCCGCTCGGCGAGCAGGGCGACGAAGGCGGCGACCCGTTCGGCGGCGAGCGTCAGTCCCTCGGTGGCGGTGATCTGCGAGCCGATGTGGGAGTGCACCCCCGCGAGCCGCAGCGAGGGGCGCGCCGCGACGGCGAGCACGGCACGCTCGGCGTGGCCGCCGCGCACCGGGAAGCCGAACTTGACGTCGTCGCCGCCGGTGGCCATGTAGTCGTGGGTCTCGGCGGCGACGCCGGGGGCGATCCGGACGTAGACGTCCTGGACCCGGTCGGCCGCCGCGGCGGCGCGCGCGAGCCGGTCGATCTCCTCCAGGCAGTCGACGACGACCACGCCGACGCCGTGGGCGACGGCGGCCTCCAGCTCGGGTACGGACTTGTTGTTGCCGTGGAAGACGATCCGGGCGGCGTCGAAGCCGGTGTCCACGGCGAGCCGGAGTTCGCCGCCGCTGCACACGTCCAGGTGCAGCCCCTCGGAGTCGACCCAGCGGACCATCTCCGCGCACAGGAACGCCTTGGAGGCGTAGTGCACCCGGTCCGCGCCGGACTCGCGCCACAGCCGGGCCCGGTGGCGGAAATCGGCCTCGTCCATGACGTACAGCGCGGTGCCGCAGGCGTCGGCCAGGTCGTCCAGGGCGACCCCGCCCACGTGCAGCCGGCCTTCGACGGTGCGGGCGGTCAGCGGCCACACCTCGGGTGCCGTCTCGGGTGAGGCGGCCGCGGCCAGTCCGTCGGGCAGCGGGGTCCCCGCGCGTGATGCGGGCAGGGAGGGAGCGGTGGACACGGGGCTACTCCTCGGTGAGGACGACCAGCATCAGCAGGTCGTCGCTGGGGTCGGTGAAGTGGTGTTCGTCGGTGGCGGCGAAGTGGCAGCTGTCGGCGGGGCGCAGCAGCCGTACGACGCCGCCCACCGACACCCGGCAGGAGCCGGCGAGGACGAGCGCGAACTCCTCGCCGGGGTGGGCTGTCGGGTGGTCGTGGTCGCCGAGGTCGGCGTGGAGCAGCCGGGCTCCGATGCGGCTCGCGCCGGGGGCCGTGAGGTCCCAGATGCCGTGGTGCCCGTCGGTCCGGGCGAGCAGCGGTGCCGGGGCGAAGCGTGGCGGGAAGGCCGGGGCGGCCGCGGCGGTGACCGGGCCGGTTCCGCCGAGGAGTTCGGCGGGGGTGGCGCCGAGGGCGTCGGCGATCTGGCCGAGGGTACGGACCGTGGGGTTGGCGGCGCCGGACTCCATCTGCGAGACGTAGGCCGGTGAGACGCCGGCCCGGGTCGCCACCGCGCTCAGTGTGAGCCCGGCGGCGCGGCGGACACGGGCGACGGAGGCGGCGAGGACGTCGCCGGTGTCCGCCCGGTCCGGCGGCGCGCTCCGCCCCGTGTCCGCGCTGTCGGGCGGCGCGCCTCGACCCGTGTCCGTGGGGGCGGTCCCTCCCGCGCCGCTGCCCGATTCGTCATCGGGCTGTACGGAACCGTCCGTGGCGCGGCGTGAGTTCTGCTGCGAGGCGGGGGGATCGGCCGAAGAGTTTTCCGCGCCGGTGGCTCTTGACGAGGTCATGCGGCGACAGTAAGACTCACGCATCACTTAGATCAAGCAATCCGACACCACCGTTTAACTGTCAGCAGAGACGCAGTTCAGCACCCGGATTCCCGGGTGTGGGCTGCCCTGAGTGGGAGGGGTGAGCAGTGACCGGTCCTCTGGCGCCTACGCCGACACTCGAACTGCTGCGTGCCGCGGCCGAACTGTGCGGCCCCACCGCCCAGCGCCTGTTCGAGGTGCTGGCGGAGGACTACCCCGCCTCGCTGGAGCGGCGCCCCGGTCAACTGCTGCGGGCGGCCGACGCGAGCGCCGCCGATCTGGACGGACTGCTGGCGGCGGCCGGGGTCGCCTCCACCGACGACCTGCGTCTGCTGGCGGCCCGGGAGAGCGGTCTGCGGCTGGCCGAGCCGGATCTGCGGTTCACCAGCCGCGATCCGGAGTCCGAGCCGCGGGAGCGCTCGGCGCTGCGCCGGATGATCACCGCGGAGGAGGGCAACCTCCGGCGCACGCTGGCCGATCTCCAGGCCAACGGCGCCCTGGAGTTGGCGGCCGCGGCCCTGTTGCGGGCGCGTCGGCGGTGGGTGCTGGGCGACCTGAAGTCGGCCGGGTACGCGTCACTGCTGACCAGCGACCTCACCAGCAGCATGCGGGACGTGTTCCTCGTGCCGCCGGCGACAGGCGCGGCGGTCAACGCGATCAGCGACGCGCACGCGGACGACGTCCTGGTCGTGTTCAGCTTCCGCAACTACAGCGGCCTGACGGTGGACGTGGCCCGGGAGTTCCGCGCGCTGGGCGCCTCGGTGATCGCGTTGACCGACAGCTACACCAGTCCGGTGTGCTCCTTCGCCACGCACGTCCTGGCGGTGGACACCCGCAGCGAGTCGCCGCACCACTCGCCGACGGCGGTGGCGGCGGCGGCCCATGTGCTGGCGGCGCTGGCCGCCGCGGGCGCCAAGGGGGCGGCCCGGCGCAACCGGCGCCGGGCGGAGCTCTTCCGCTCCCTGGGCAGCTACGGCCTGGGCCGGACGCCGTCCGTCGCGGCCGCGGGCGAGGCGGGGGGCTCGCCGGATCTCCCGGGACCCGCTGCCGGCCTGCCCGGCGCCGGCGCCATGGACCCGTCCGGCTTACCCGCCGAATCGGAGGACGTGCCCCCGCCCGCGCGGTGAGCACCCCCTCCCTTCCCCGTCCCGCCTGTTCCCCGTTTCCGCGAGCCCGTCTCGCTGAGCCATCGACGGCAGAGGCCCCGTCCTCGCGCCCTGCCGCCGGGAAAGCAAGTGGTTCCCCTCCATGAACGACCCCTCTCTCCACCAGGACGGCGGCGCTCTCTCCCCCGCCGAGGACTCCGCACTGATCTCCGAAGTCACCGAGTTCTGCGCCCGGTTGATCCGTTTCGACACCAGCAACTACGGCGGTGGTGACTCCCGCGGTGAGCGGGAGGCGGCCGAGTGGACCGCCGGACTGCTCGCCGAGTCCGGCTACGAGCCTCTCGTGCTGGAGTCGGCGCCGGGCCGGGCCAGCACCGTGGTCCGCATCCCCGGCGAGGACCGCGACGCCCCGGCCCTGCTGGTCCACGGCCACCTCGACGTGGTTCCGGCCGAGCCCGCCGACTGGAGCTTCGACCCGTTCTGCGGGGAGATACGCGACGGCGCGATCCTCGGTCGCGGGGCGCTGGACATGAAGGACATGGACGCGATGATGCTCGCGTCCGCCCGGTCCTGGGCGCGCCGCGGGGTGAGGCCGGCGCGCGACATCGTGATGGCGTTCGTCGCGGACGAGGAGGACACCGGCGAGCTGGGGGCGGGCTTCCTCGTCGACCGGCACACGGACCTCTTCGAGGGCGTCACGACCGCGATCGGCGAGTCCGGCGGCTACTCGGTCCATCTGCCGGACGCCTCCCGGCTCTACCCGATCGCCGTCGGCGAGCGCGGCAGCGCCTGGATGGACCTGACGGCGCGCGGCGCGGCGGGCCACGGCTCCCGGCCCGGCACGGACAACGCCGTCGCCACCCTCGCGGCCACCCTCGCCGCGCTGGCCGGGCACCGCTGGCCGGTGCGGATCGTGCCGGCGGTCGCCGCGCTGCTGGAGGGGCTCTCCACCCGTCTGGGCGTCACGGTCGACCCGGCGGACCCGGCGTCGCTCGCGCAGTTGGGCGAGGCGGCCAAGCTGGTCGAGGCCACCGTCGCCAACACCCTCAACCCGACCATGATGAAGGCGGGTTACAAGCACAACGTCATTCCGAGCGAGGCGACGGCCGGCGTGGACGGCCGCATCCTGCCGGGCGCCGAAGAGGACTTCTTCGCCACCGTGGACGCCCTGCTCGGCGAGAAGGTCTCGCGGTCCTTCCACAGTTTCGCCGCGCCGGTCTTCGCGGACCACACCTCGGCCGAGTTCGCGGAGATGGCGGCGGCGCTGCGCCGCGCCGATCCCCAGGCGCTGGTGCTGCCGTTCATCATGTCGGGCGGCACCGACGCCAAGGCGTTCGCCCGACTGGGCATCCAGTGCTACGGGTTCGGCCCCGGCCTGACCCCTCCCGGCTTCGACGTGTGGCGGTATGTGCACGGCGTCGACGAGCAGGTCCTCGTCAGCAGCCTGGAGTTCGGCGTGCGGGTGCTGGAGGACTTCCTGCGCACCGGCACCGGCACCG
This genomic interval carries:
- a CDS encoding XRE family transcriptional regulator; translation: MTSSRATGAENSSADPPASQQNSRRATDGSVQPDDESGSGAGGTAPTDTGRGAPPDSADTGRSAPPDRADTGDVLAASVARVRRAAGLTLSAVATRAGVSPAYVSQMESGAANPTVRTLGQIADALGATPAELLGGTGPVTAAAAPAFPPRFAPAPLLARTDGHHGIWDLTAPGASRIGARLLHADLGDHDHPTAHPGEEFALVLAGSCRVSVGGVVRLLRPADSCHFAATDEHHFTDPSDDLLMLVVLTEE
- a CDS encoding M20/M25/M40 family metallo-hydrolase; its protein translation is MNDPSLHQDGGALSPAEDSALISEVTEFCARLIRFDTSNYGGGDSRGEREAAEWTAGLLAESGYEPLVLESAPGRASTVVRIPGEDRDAPALLVHGHLDVVPAEPADWSFDPFCGEIRDGAILGRGALDMKDMDAMMLASARSWARRGVRPARDIVMAFVADEEDTGELGAGFLVDRHTDLFEGVTTAIGESGGYSVHLPDASRLYPIAVGERGSAWMDLTARGAAGHGSRPGTDNAVATLAATLAALAGHRWPVRIVPAVAALLEGLSTRLGVTVDPADPASLAQLGEAAKLVEATVANTLNPTMMKAGYKHNVIPSEATAGVDGRILPGAEEDFFATVDALLGEKVSRSFHSFAAPVFADHTSAEFAEMAAALRRADPQALVLPFIMSGGTDAKAFARLGIQCYGFGPGLTPPGFDVWRYVHGVDEQVLVSSLEFGVRVLEDFLRTGTGTGTGVRNAER
- the lysA gene encoding diaminopimelate decarboxylase is translated as MSTAPSLPASRAGTPLPDGLAAAASPETAPEVWPLTARTVEGRLHVGGVALDDLADACGTALYVMDEADFRHRARLWRESGADRVHYASKAFLCAEMVRWVDSEGLHLDVCSGGELRLAVDTGFDAARIVFHGNNKSVPELEAAVAHGVGVVVVDCLEEIDRLARAAAAADRVQDVYVRIAPGVAAETHDYMATGGDDVKFGFPVRGGHAERAVLAVAARPSLRLAGVHSHIGSQITATEGLTLAAERVAAFVALLAERHGITVAEIDLGGGAGIPYLPGQPRLDPAAFTAALRAGLERVMPGSPIRLAVEPGRSMIGTAGVTLYRVGAVKDGLRRRFVSVDGGMSDALRPSLYLARYTAWTANRPAQGEPVHAVVVGRHCESGDVVVPDIALPEDIAAGDLLAVPATGAYHHAMASNYNAQPRPAVVAVRDGRARLMVRRETPEDLRRRDAHGEPVRLTAG
- a CDS encoding MurR/RpiR family transcriptional regulator, translated to MTGPLAPTPTLELLRAAAELCGPTAQRLFEVLAEDYPASLERRPGQLLRAADASAADLDGLLAAAGVASTDDLRLLAARESGLRLAEPDLRFTSRDPESEPRERSALRRMITAEEGNLRRTLADLQANGALELAAAALLRARRRWVLGDLKSAGYASLLTSDLTSSMRDVFLVPPATGAAVNAISDAHADDVLVVFSFRNYSGLTVDVAREFRALGASVIALTDSYTSPVCSFATHVLAVDTRSESPHHSPTAVAAAAHVLAALAAAGAKGAARRNRRRAELFRSLGSYGLGRTPSVAAAGEAGGSPDLPGPAAGLPGAGAMDPSGLPAESEDVPPPAR